A stretch of the Phyllopteryx taeniolatus isolate TA_2022b chromosome 5, UOR_Ptae_1.2, whole genome shotgun sequence genome encodes the following:
- the ndufa9a gene encoding NADH dehydrogenase [ubiquinone] 1 alpha subcomplex subunit 9, mitochondrial isoform X1: protein MASLALVSRPASVLPKIPKGCCPPTVSSASCVGPIQQRKLHHAVIPKGKGGRSSSSGIAATVFGATGFLGRYVVSRLGRIGSQIIIPHRCDQYDTMYFKPMGDLGQIIFMEWDAKNKDSIKRALEHSNAVINLVGKEWETKNYRFEDVFVSIPQQIAKATREAGITKFIHMSHLNADIRSPSKYLRNKAVGETAVRDEFPDAIIMKPSEMFGREDRFFNYYANMRWFGNAIPLIGLGKKTVKQPVHVVDVAKAIINAVKDPEANGKTYALVGPNRYLLHDLVEYIYAIAHRPFVPYPLPRPLFLLAAQFFALNPFEPWTTPDKIERFHATDMKYPGLPGLEDFGISPSTVEQRAIEILRRHRRFRFLEADLDATKPAKTVNY from the exons ATGGCGTCGCTCGCGCTGGTTAGCCGTCCTGCGAGTGTCCTTCCAAAGATTCCGA AGGGCTGCTGCCCCCCCACCGTGTCATCAGCCTCGTGCGTGGGCCCAATTCAGCAGAGGAAGCTGCACCATGCCGTCATCCCCAAAGGGAAAGGAGGCCGCTCGTCATCCAGTGGCATCGCCGCCACCGTGTTCGGTGCTACAGGCTTCCTGGGCCGATATGTGGTCAGTCGGCTGG GTCGGATTGGCTCGCAGATCATAATCCCTCACCGGTGTGATCAGTATGACACCATGTATTTTAAGCCTATGGGGGACCTGGGACAAATCATTTTTATG GAGTGGGATGCCAAGAACAAAGACTCCATCAAACGAGCTTTGGAGCACTCCAACGCCGTCATCAATCTTGTGGGAAAAGAGTGGGAAACCAA GAACTACCGCTTTGAGGATGTCTTTGTGAGCATCCCTCAGCAGATCGCCAAGGCAACCAGAGAGGCCGGCATCACTAAGTTCATCCACATGTCTCACCTTAATGCCGACATCCGCAGCCCATCCAAATACCTGAGGAACAAG GCTGTAGGAGAGACGGCAGTGAGAGACGAGTTTCCTGACGCCATCATCATGAAGCCCTCTGAGATGTTCGGGAGGGAGGACCGGTTCTTCAACTACTACGCAA ACATGCGTTGGTTTGGCAACGCCATTCCGCTCATCGGCCTCGGGAAGAAAACTGTCAAGCAACCTGTTCAC GTTGTCGACGTGGCGAAGGCCATCATCAACGCGGTCAAAGACCCAGAGGCCAACGGCAAGACGTACGCGCTCGTCGG TCCCAACCGGTACCTGCTCCACGACCTGGTGGAGTACATCTACGCCATCGCTCACAGGCCCTTTGTGCCCTATCCACTTCCTCGCCCACTCTTTCT CCTGGCTGCTCAGTTTTTCGCATTGAACCCATTTGAGCCCTGGACAACACCAGACAAAATAGAAAGG TTTCACGCAACCGACATGAAGTACCCAGGACTTCCTGGTCTGGAGGATTTTGGTATCAGTCCCTCCACCGTAGAGCAAAGGGCAATTGAGATTCTGCGTCGCCATCGCCGATTCCGTTTCCTGGAAGCTGACCTTGATGCGACAAAGCCAGCGAAAACTGTCAACTACTAA
- the ndufa9a gene encoding NADH dehydrogenase [ubiquinone] 1 alpha subcomplex subunit 9, mitochondrial isoform X2 → MASLALVSRPASVLPKIPKGCCPPTVSSASCVGPIQQRKLHHAVIPKGKGGRSSSSGIAATVFGATGFLGRYVVSRLGRIGSQIIIPHRCDQYDTMYFKPMGDLGQIIFMEWDAKNKDSIKRALEHSNAVINLVGKEWETKNYRFEDVFVSIPQQIAKATREAGITKFIHMSHLNADIRSPSKYLRNKAVGETAVRDEFPDAIIMKPSEMFGREDRFFNYYANMRWFGNAIPLIGLGKKTVKQPVHVVDVAKAIINAVKDPEANGKTYALVGLAAQFFALNPFEPWTTPDKIERFHATDMKYPGLPGLEDFGISPSTVEQRAIEILRRHRRFRFLEADLDATKPAKTVNY, encoded by the exons ATGGCGTCGCTCGCGCTGGTTAGCCGTCCTGCGAGTGTCCTTCCAAAGATTCCGA AGGGCTGCTGCCCCCCCACCGTGTCATCAGCCTCGTGCGTGGGCCCAATTCAGCAGAGGAAGCTGCACCATGCCGTCATCCCCAAAGGGAAAGGAGGCCGCTCGTCATCCAGTGGCATCGCCGCCACCGTGTTCGGTGCTACAGGCTTCCTGGGCCGATATGTGGTCAGTCGGCTGG GTCGGATTGGCTCGCAGATCATAATCCCTCACCGGTGTGATCAGTATGACACCATGTATTTTAAGCCTATGGGGGACCTGGGACAAATCATTTTTATG GAGTGGGATGCCAAGAACAAAGACTCCATCAAACGAGCTTTGGAGCACTCCAACGCCGTCATCAATCTTGTGGGAAAAGAGTGGGAAACCAA GAACTACCGCTTTGAGGATGTCTTTGTGAGCATCCCTCAGCAGATCGCCAAGGCAACCAGAGAGGCCGGCATCACTAAGTTCATCCACATGTCTCACCTTAATGCCGACATCCGCAGCCCATCCAAATACCTGAGGAACAAG GCTGTAGGAGAGACGGCAGTGAGAGACGAGTTTCCTGACGCCATCATCATGAAGCCCTCTGAGATGTTCGGGAGGGAGGACCGGTTCTTCAACTACTACGCAA ACATGCGTTGGTTTGGCAACGCCATTCCGCTCATCGGCCTCGGGAAGAAAACTGTCAAGCAACCTGTTCAC GTTGTCGACGTGGCGAAGGCCATCATCAACGCGGTCAAAGACCCAGAGGCCAACGGCAAGACGTACGCGCTCGTCGG CCTGGCTGCTCAGTTTTTCGCATTGAACCCATTTGAGCCCTGGACAACACCAGACAAAATAGAAAGG TTTCACGCAACCGACATGAAGTACCCAGGACTTCCTGGTCTGGAGGATTTTGGTATCAGTCCCTCCACCGTAGAGCAAAGGGCAATTGAGATTCTGCGTCGCCATCGCCGATTCCGTTTCCTGGAAGCTGACCTTGATGCGACAAAGCCAGCGAAAACTGTCAACTACTAA
- the LOC133478699 gene encoding adenosine deaminase 2-A-like isoform X2 has translation MVAELQRLLAAISCLLLWHAASVLSMPDPKRREALIELEASQQTGGQMVLTDLEKLLDVRLHQMKQDEMAKANFPPAMHFFKAKPLIERSPIFHLLRKMPKGAALHVHDLAMGDPEWLVKNATYRPNCYACVTDKRAVNFIFSSGRPKSVPKCSPWTLMETLRNKSANVSDLDNSILANLTLFTDGDVETLYPDQGAVWERFELNFMAAMGLIAYAPVFRDYYYHALGQFYKDNVMYVEIRALLLQVYELDGSTHDWAWALKTYGDVTGQFVADHPDFFGSRFIFIVPRTMDASAMKGAVEEAVKLRRDFPDLMAGFDLVGREDDGKPLWYFRDALSLPAEMGVTLPYFFHAGETNLEGTEVDQNILDAILFNTSRIGHGFALMRHPLARELSRKRGVAVEVCPISNQVLKLVDDLRNHPAAALLSQNHPMVISSDDPAMFGTSGLSYDFYEAFVGFGGSRSRVGTLKQLAINSISYSSLSPELQKRALNVWRGKWEKFVSENAMTSAQPSYRDEHGRHPKKTTRTPSSGSTGDPNRQEE, from the exons ATGGTGGCTGAGTTACAGCGCCTCCTGGCGGCGATTTCCTGTCTGCTCCTGTGGCACGCAGCAAGTGTCCTGTCCATGCCGGACCCCAAGAGGAGGGAGGCTCTCATCGAGCTGGAGGCCTCCCAGCAGACGGGGGGTCAAATGGTGCTGACCGACTTGGAGAAGCTTCTGGATGTTCGGCTGCACCAAATGAAACAGGACGAGATGGCCAAAGCGAACTTCCCTCCCGCCATGCACTTCTTCAAGGCCAAACCCTTGATTGAGCGCAGCCCCATCTTTCACCTGCTGCGGAAAATGCCCAAAG GAGCAGCCTTGCACGTCCACGACCTCGCCATGGGCGACCCCGAGTGGCTCGTGAAGAATGCGACGTATCGGCCGAACTGCTACGCGTGCGTCACCGACAAACGCGCGGTCAACTTCATCTTCTCATCCGGCCGGCCGAAGAGCGTACCCAAATGCTCCCCCTGGACGCTGATGGAAACGCTCAGGAACAAATCGGCCAACGTCAGCGATCTCGACAACAG CATCCTGGCCAACTTGACGCTCTTCACTGACGGCGATGTCGAGACCTTGTATCCGGACCAGGGTGCGGTTTGGGAAAGGTTTGAGCTGAACTTCATGGCTGCGATGGGTCTGATCGCATACGCGCCAGTGTTCAGAGACTATTACTACCACGCCCTCGGCCAATTCTACAAGGATAACGTCATGTATGTGGAAATACGCGCTTTACTTTTGCAG GTTTACGAGCTGGACGGCAGCACTCACGACTGGGCGTGGGCTCTGAAAACCTACGGAGACGTCACCGGACAGTTCGTAGCGGACCACCCGGACTTCTTTGGGAGCAGATTCATTTTCATAGTCCCCAG GACAATGGATGCGTCTGCAATGAAGGGCGCCGTGGAGGAGGCTGTCAAGCTGCGGAGAGATTTCCCAGATTTGATGGCGGGCTTCGACTTG GTCGGCCGTGAGGATGACGGAAAGCCGCTTTGGTATTTCCGAGATGCCCTGTCGCTGCCGGCGGAGATGGGCGTGACGCTTCCCTACTTTTTCCATGCGGGAGAGACAA ATCTGGAGGGCACAGAAGTGGACCAGAACATTTTGGACGCCATTTTGTTCAATACGTCACGCATCGGCCACGGATTTGCTCTGATGCGACACCCTTTGGCTCGAGAACTGTCCAGGAAGAGAGGCGTGGCTGTGGAAGTGTGCCCCATATCCAACCAG GTGTTGAAGCTGGTCGACGACCTGCGAAACCACCCGGCCGCGGCGCTGTTGTCCCAGAACCACCCGATGGTCATCAGTTCCGACGACCCGGCCATGTTCGGTACCTCCGGCCTCTCCTACGACTTCTACGAGGCGTTCGTGGGCTTCGGCGGCAGCAGGTCCCGCGTGGGCACGCTCAAGCAACTGGCCATCAACTCTATTTC GTACAGCTCGCTGAGTCCAGAACTGCAGAAAAGGGCTCTGAACGTGTGGCGGGGGAAATGGGAGAAGTTCGTCTCTGAAAATGC TATGACCTCAGCGCAGCCAAGTTACCGTGATGAACATGGAAGACACCCAAAAAAGACGACGCGCACGCCTTCATCGGGCTCCACCGGTGACCCCAACCGCCAAGAAGAATGA
- the LOC133478699 gene encoding adenosine deaminase 2-A-like isoform X1 — MVAELQRLLAAISCLLLWHAASVLSMPDPKRREALIELEASQQTGGQMVLTDLEKLLDVRLHQMKQDEMAKANFPPAMHFFKAKPLIERSPIFHLLRKMPKGAALHVHDLAMGDPEWLVKNATYRPNCYACVTDKRAVNFIFSSGRPKSVPKCSPWTLMETLRNKSANVSDLDNSILANLTLFTDGDVETLYPDQGAVWERFELNFMAAMGLIAYAPVFRDYYYHALGQFYKDNVMYVEIRALLLQVSGRFIVFFFGLVLFAVSWRHVDRAQVYELDGSTHDWAWALKTYGDVTGQFVADHPDFFGSRFIFIVPRTMDASAMKGAVEEAVKLRRDFPDLMAGFDLVGREDDGKPLWYFRDALSLPAEMGVTLPYFFHAGETNLEGTEVDQNILDAILFNTSRIGHGFALMRHPLARELSRKRGVAVEVCPISNQVLKLVDDLRNHPAAALLSQNHPMVISSDDPAMFGTSGLSYDFYEAFVGFGGSRSRVGTLKQLAINSISYSSLSPELQKRALNVWRGKWEKFVSENAMTSAQPSYRDEHGRHPKKTTRTPSSGSTGDPNRQEE; from the exons ATGGTGGCTGAGTTACAGCGCCTCCTGGCGGCGATTTCCTGTCTGCTCCTGTGGCACGCAGCAAGTGTCCTGTCCATGCCGGACCCCAAGAGGAGGGAGGCTCTCATCGAGCTGGAGGCCTCCCAGCAGACGGGGGGTCAAATGGTGCTGACCGACTTGGAGAAGCTTCTGGATGTTCGGCTGCACCAAATGAAACAGGACGAGATGGCCAAAGCGAACTTCCCTCCCGCCATGCACTTCTTCAAGGCCAAACCCTTGATTGAGCGCAGCCCCATCTTTCACCTGCTGCGGAAAATGCCCAAAG GAGCAGCCTTGCACGTCCACGACCTCGCCATGGGCGACCCCGAGTGGCTCGTGAAGAATGCGACGTATCGGCCGAACTGCTACGCGTGCGTCACCGACAAACGCGCGGTCAACTTCATCTTCTCATCCGGCCGGCCGAAGAGCGTACCCAAATGCTCCCCCTGGACGCTGATGGAAACGCTCAGGAACAAATCGGCCAACGTCAGCGATCTCGACAACAG CATCCTGGCCAACTTGACGCTCTTCACTGACGGCGATGTCGAGACCTTGTATCCGGACCAGGGTGCGGTTTGGGAAAGGTTTGAGCTGAACTTCATGGCTGCGATGGGTCTGATCGCATACGCGCCAGTGTTCAGAGACTATTACTACCACGCCCTCGGCCAATTCTACAAGGATAACGTCATGTATGTGGAAATACGCGCTTTACTTTTGCAGGTAAGTGGacgtttcattgtatttttttttggtttggttttgtttgccGTTTCCTGGCGACATGTTGACCGCGCCCAGGTTTACGAGCTGGACGGCAGCACTCACGACTGGGCGTGGGCTCTGAAAACCTACGGAGACGTCACCGGACAGTTCGTAGCGGACCACCCGGACTTCTTTGGGAGCAGATTCATTTTCATAGTCCCCAG GACAATGGATGCGTCTGCAATGAAGGGCGCCGTGGAGGAGGCTGTCAAGCTGCGGAGAGATTTCCCAGATTTGATGGCGGGCTTCGACTTG GTCGGCCGTGAGGATGACGGAAAGCCGCTTTGGTATTTCCGAGATGCCCTGTCGCTGCCGGCGGAGATGGGCGTGACGCTTCCCTACTTTTTCCATGCGGGAGAGACAA ATCTGGAGGGCACAGAAGTGGACCAGAACATTTTGGACGCCATTTTGTTCAATACGTCACGCATCGGCCACGGATTTGCTCTGATGCGACACCCTTTGGCTCGAGAACTGTCCAGGAAGAGAGGCGTGGCTGTGGAAGTGTGCCCCATATCCAACCAG GTGTTGAAGCTGGTCGACGACCTGCGAAACCACCCGGCCGCGGCGCTGTTGTCCCAGAACCACCCGATGGTCATCAGTTCCGACGACCCGGCCATGTTCGGTACCTCCGGCCTCTCCTACGACTTCTACGAGGCGTTCGTGGGCTTCGGCGGCAGCAGGTCCCGCGTGGGCACGCTCAAGCAACTGGCCATCAACTCTATTTC GTACAGCTCGCTGAGTCCAGAACTGCAGAAAAGGGCTCTGAACGTGTGGCGGGGGAAATGGGAGAAGTTCGTCTCTGAAAATGC TATGACCTCAGCGCAGCCAAGTTACCGTGATGAACATGGAAGACACCCAAAAAAGACGACGCGCACGCCTTCATCGGGCTCCACCGGTGACCCCAACCGCCAAGAAGAATGA
- the LOC133478699 gene encoding adenosine deaminase 2-A-like isoform X4, with translation MGDPEWLVKNATYRPNCYACVTDKRAVNFIFSSGRPKSVPKCSPWTLMETLRNKSANVSDLDNSILANLTLFTDGDVETLYPDQGAVWERFELNFMAAMGLIAYAPVFRDYYYHALGQFYKDNVMYVEIRALLLQVSGRFIVFFFGLVLFAVSWRHVDRAQVYELDGSTHDWAWALKTYGDVTGQFVADHPDFFGSRFIFIVPRTMDASAMKGAVEEAVKLRRDFPDLMAGFDLVGREDDGKPLWYFRDALSLPAEMGVTLPYFFHAGETNLEGTEVDQNILDAILFNTSRIGHGFALMRHPLARELSRKRGVAVEVCPISNQVLKLVDDLRNHPAAALLSQNHPMVISSDDPAMFGTSGLSYDFYEAFVGFGGSRSRVGTLKQLAINSISYSSLSPELQKRALNVWRGKWEKFVSENAMTSAQPSYRDEHGRHPKKTTRTPSSGSTGDPNRQEE, from the exons ATGGGCGACCCCGAGTGGCTCGTGAAGAATGCGACGTATCGGCCGAACTGCTACGCGTGCGTCACCGACAAACGCGCGGTCAACTTCATCTTCTCATCCGGCCGGCCGAAGAGCGTACCCAAATGCTCCCCCTGGACGCTGATGGAAACGCTCAGGAACAAATCGGCCAACGTCAGCGATCTCGACAACAG CATCCTGGCCAACTTGACGCTCTTCACTGACGGCGATGTCGAGACCTTGTATCCGGACCAGGGTGCGGTTTGGGAAAGGTTTGAGCTGAACTTCATGGCTGCGATGGGTCTGATCGCATACGCGCCAGTGTTCAGAGACTATTACTACCACGCCCTCGGCCAATTCTACAAGGATAACGTCATGTATGTGGAAATACGCGCTTTACTTTTGCAGGTAAGTGGacgtttcattgtatttttttttggtttggttttgtttgccGTTTCCTGGCGACATGTTGACCGCGCCCAGGTTTACGAGCTGGACGGCAGCACTCACGACTGGGCGTGGGCTCTGAAAACCTACGGAGACGTCACCGGACAGTTCGTAGCGGACCACCCGGACTTCTTTGGGAGCAGATTCATTTTCATAGTCCCCAG GACAATGGATGCGTCTGCAATGAAGGGCGCCGTGGAGGAGGCTGTCAAGCTGCGGAGAGATTTCCCAGATTTGATGGCGGGCTTCGACTTG GTCGGCCGTGAGGATGACGGAAAGCCGCTTTGGTATTTCCGAGATGCCCTGTCGCTGCCGGCGGAGATGGGCGTGACGCTTCCCTACTTTTTCCATGCGGGAGAGACAA ATCTGGAGGGCACAGAAGTGGACCAGAACATTTTGGACGCCATTTTGTTCAATACGTCACGCATCGGCCACGGATTTGCTCTGATGCGACACCCTTTGGCTCGAGAACTGTCCAGGAAGAGAGGCGTGGCTGTGGAAGTGTGCCCCATATCCAACCAG GTGTTGAAGCTGGTCGACGACCTGCGAAACCACCCGGCCGCGGCGCTGTTGTCCCAGAACCACCCGATGGTCATCAGTTCCGACGACCCGGCCATGTTCGGTACCTCCGGCCTCTCCTACGACTTCTACGAGGCGTTCGTGGGCTTCGGCGGCAGCAGGTCCCGCGTGGGCACGCTCAAGCAACTGGCCATCAACTCTATTTC GTACAGCTCGCTGAGTCCAGAACTGCAGAAAAGGGCTCTGAACGTGTGGCGGGGGAAATGGGAGAAGTTCGTCTCTGAAAATGC TATGACCTCAGCGCAGCCAAGTTACCGTGATGAACATGGAAGACACCCAAAAAAGACGACGCGCACGCCTTCATCGGGCTCCACCGGTGACCCCAACCGCCAAGAAGAATGA
- the LOC133478699 gene encoding adenosine deaminase 2-A-like isoform X3 has product MVAELQRLLAAISCLLLWHAASVLSMPDPKRREALIELEASQQTGGQMVLTDLEKLLDVRLHQMKQDEMAKANFPPAMHFFKAKPLIERSPIFHLLRKMPKGAALHVHDLAMGDPEWLVKNATYRPNCYACVTDKRAVNFIFSSGRPKSVPKCSPWTLMETLRNKSANVSDLDNSILANLTLFTDGDVETLYPDQGAVWERFELNFMAAMGLIAYAPVFRDYYYHALGQFYKDNVMYVEIRALLLQVSGRFIVFFFGLVLFAVSWRHVDRAQVYELDGSTHDWAWALKTYGDVTGQFVADHPDFFGSRFIFIVPRTMDASAMKGAVEEAVKLRRDFPDLMAGFDLVGREDDGKPLWYFRDALSLPAEMGVTLPYFFHAGETNLEGTEVDQNILDAILFNTSRIGHGFALMRHPLARELSRKRGVAVEVCPISNQVLKLVDDLRNHPAAALLSQNHPMVISSDDPAMFGTSGLSYDFYEAFVGFGGSRSRVGTLKQLAINSISYSSLSPELQKRALNVWRGKWEKFVSENAAAKLP; this is encoded by the exons ATGGTGGCTGAGTTACAGCGCCTCCTGGCGGCGATTTCCTGTCTGCTCCTGTGGCACGCAGCAAGTGTCCTGTCCATGCCGGACCCCAAGAGGAGGGAGGCTCTCATCGAGCTGGAGGCCTCCCAGCAGACGGGGGGTCAAATGGTGCTGACCGACTTGGAGAAGCTTCTGGATGTTCGGCTGCACCAAATGAAACAGGACGAGATGGCCAAAGCGAACTTCCCTCCCGCCATGCACTTCTTCAAGGCCAAACCCTTGATTGAGCGCAGCCCCATCTTTCACCTGCTGCGGAAAATGCCCAAAG GAGCAGCCTTGCACGTCCACGACCTCGCCATGGGCGACCCCGAGTGGCTCGTGAAGAATGCGACGTATCGGCCGAACTGCTACGCGTGCGTCACCGACAAACGCGCGGTCAACTTCATCTTCTCATCCGGCCGGCCGAAGAGCGTACCCAAATGCTCCCCCTGGACGCTGATGGAAACGCTCAGGAACAAATCGGCCAACGTCAGCGATCTCGACAACAG CATCCTGGCCAACTTGACGCTCTTCACTGACGGCGATGTCGAGACCTTGTATCCGGACCAGGGTGCGGTTTGGGAAAGGTTTGAGCTGAACTTCATGGCTGCGATGGGTCTGATCGCATACGCGCCAGTGTTCAGAGACTATTACTACCACGCCCTCGGCCAATTCTACAAGGATAACGTCATGTATGTGGAAATACGCGCTTTACTTTTGCAGGTAAGTGGacgtttcattgtatttttttttggtttggttttgtttgccGTTTCCTGGCGACATGTTGACCGCGCCCAGGTTTACGAGCTGGACGGCAGCACTCACGACTGGGCGTGGGCTCTGAAAACCTACGGAGACGTCACCGGACAGTTCGTAGCGGACCACCCGGACTTCTTTGGGAGCAGATTCATTTTCATAGTCCCCAG GACAATGGATGCGTCTGCAATGAAGGGCGCCGTGGAGGAGGCTGTCAAGCTGCGGAGAGATTTCCCAGATTTGATGGCGGGCTTCGACTTG GTCGGCCGTGAGGATGACGGAAAGCCGCTTTGGTATTTCCGAGATGCCCTGTCGCTGCCGGCGGAGATGGGCGTGACGCTTCCCTACTTTTTCCATGCGGGAGAGACAA ATCTGGAGGGCACAGAAGTGGACCAGAACATTTTGGACGCCATTTTGTTCAATACGTCACGCATCGGCCACGGATTTGCTCTGATGCGACACCCTTTGGCTCGAGAACTGTCCAGGAAGAGAGGCGTGGCTGTGGAAGTGTGCCCCATATCCAACCAG GTGTTGAAGCTGGTCGACGACCTGCGAAACCACCCGGCCGCGGCGCTGTTGTCCCAGAACCACCCGATGGTCATCAGTTCCGACGACCCGGCCATGTTCGGTACCTCCGGCCTCTCCTACGACTTCTACGAGGCGTTCGTGGGCTTCGGCGGCAGCAGGTCCCGCGTGGGCACGCTCAAGCAACTGGCCATCAACTCTATTTC GTACAGCTCGCTGAGTCCAGAACTGCAGAAAAGGGCTCTGAACGTGTGGCGGGGGAAATGGGAGAAGTTCGTCTCTGAAAATGC CGCAGCCAAGTTACCGTGA